The following coding sequences lie in one Polynucleobacter asymbioticus genomic window:
- a CDS encoding 50S ribosomal protein L11 methyltransferase: protein MNQSSSIHWEEGGQTCSAVWHSENGIAPHKKLVIADDTLTADDAYHLACEGTAILWRGDFQNARQLLQALVRRIDKPSKKSKRASKRVDPSSKTSQAPSPIDLFNKHRLIQSQRARVLGMLLIECNADHSIPLRRAPDVAIACLEAYGSTSDPYVISMRELLGVISAHEWRKNGVPVLADEEGEPIFIYPHYGVFSPIRGEYLELVCSAPLPQALEAESLAFDIGTGTGVLSVILAMRGINNIIATDLDGRALACAKENIALLNLNSQVEIMKANLFPAGKATLIVCNPPWVPARPSSTLEHAVYDPDSQMLKGFLDGLKNHLLPNGEGWLILSDLAEHLGLRSRQELLEWIDRADLKVISRIDTKPKHSKPFDQSDLLYFARSAETTSLWRLAVK from the coding sequence ATGAATCAGAGCAGTTCCATTCACTGGGAAGAGGGCGGCCAGACCTGTTCAGCGGTTTGGCATTCTGAAAATGGCATAGCGCCTCATAAAAAATTAGTCATTGCTGATGACACTCTCACAGCGGACGATGCTTATCATTTAGCTTGTGAGGGAACTGCCATCTTATGGCGAGGTGATTTCCAAAATGCCCGTCAGCTACTACAAGCCTTAGTAAGGCGCATTGATAAACCCTCCAAGAAATCTAAGCGTGCAAGCAAGAGGGTAGATCCATCTTCTAAGACTTCTCAGGCGCCATCACCGATTGATTTATTTAATAAGCATCGCTTGATTCAGTCACAGCGGGCGCGGGTGCTGGGTATGTTGCTGATTGAGTGCAATGCCGATCACTCCATCCCTTTGCGAAGAGCTCCTGATGTAGCAATAGCTTGCCTTGAGGCCTATGGTTCAACTAGTGACCCCTATGTGATTTCCATGCGCGAGCTCTTAGGGGTAATCAGTGCGCATGAGTGGCGTAAAAATGGTGTGCCGGTCCTTGCTGATGAGGAAGGCGAACCTATTTTTATCTATCCCCATTACGGAGTTTTTTCGCCGATACGCGGTGAGTATCTCGAGTTAGTTTGCAGCGCTCCTCTACCCCAAGCCTTGGAGGCTGAGTCATTAGCCTTCGATATTGGCACTGGTACTGGTGTCCTGTCAGTGATCCTGGCTATGCGCGGCATCAATAATATTATCGCTACCGATCTAGATGGCAGGGCGCTTGCATGCGCTAAAGAAAATATTGCACTTTTGAATTTAAATTCTCAAGTAGAGATTATGAAAGCCAATTTATTTCCAGCAGGAAAGGCTACTTTGATTGTGTGTAATCCGCCTTGGGTGCCAGCAAGACCAAGCTCTACTCTTGAGCATGCAGTGTATGACCCCGACAGTCAAATGCTCAAAGGATTTTTAGATGGTTTGAAAAACCATTTGCTACCAAATGGAGAGGGCTGGTTAATTTTGTCTGACTTAGCTGAGCATCTCGGCCTAAGATCCAGGCAAGAATTGCTAGAGTGGATTGATAGAGCGGACCTTAAGGTGATTAGCCGTATCGACACGAAGCCAAAACACAGTAAGCCGTTTGATCAATCCGATCTGCTGTACTTTGCGAGATCTGCTGAAACAACTTCTTTGTGGCGTCTGGCAGTTAAGTAA
- a CDS encoding carboxymuconolactone decarboxylase family protein, with product MSERLIPYQPMDLAEPAELVAAIRQRRGGQFINLDRMLLHSTPIAEGWNHFVGEIRNNLSLDPKLRELAMCGVAVLNGAEYEFFHHAPPFIKAGGTEEQVKALRLIGQPSFPSNLFSAVENDAAELTFQMTRNIQVESALMKRLQAALGNTDTVELVTVVAAYNMVSRFLIALDVNPEEHPPE from the coding sequence ATGTCTGAACGTTTAATTCCTTACCAGCCAATGGATTTGGCAGAACCAGCCGAGCTAGTAGCTGCAATTCGCCAGCGTCGGGGTGGTCAGTTCATCAATTTAGACCGCATGCTGCTGCATAGCACCCCGATTGCCGAGGGTTGGAATCATTTTGTGGGTGAGATACGTAATAACCTCTCCTTAGATCCAAAGTTGCGTGAACTCGCCATGTGTGGGGTAGCCGTCCTCAATGGTGCTGAGTATGAGTTTTTTCATCATGCTCCTCCATTCATCAAAGCAGGGGGTACTGAGGAACAGGTAAAGGCGCTACGTTTAATTGGCCAACCTAGTTTCCCAAGCAATCTATTTTCCGCAGTTGAAAATGATGCAGCGGAATTGACGTTTCAGATGACTCGCAATATTCAGGTTGAGAGCGCTCTGATGAAGCGTTTGCAAGCCGCGCTTGGCAATACCGATACGGTTGAGCTGGTCACTGTGGTGGCAGCTTACAACATGGTTTCTCGATTTCTGATTGCCTTGGATGTGAATCCTGAGGAGCATCCTCCTGAGTAA
- a CDS encoding sulfurtransferase, translating to MKPILNIAAYLFVSLDNLVELRAKILDECNTRNLKGTILLTGEGINMFLAGNDSELRGFLDWLRLDHRFKSLVSKDSRSESQPFKKMLVKIKNEIIRMNHPTIRPEEGRANFIAPKKLQEWLDRGTDDLGRPVIMVDTRNAFEVEYGTFENALHFNIEKFTEFPAAISAKKDELADKTLVSFCTGGIRCEKSGLYMREIGMEHSYQLEGGILKYFEEVGSAHYTGTCFVFDEREALEPNLDSIPVEHSIRKKLKD from the coding sequence ATGAAACCGATTCTGAACATAGCCGCCTACTTATTTGTCAGCCTAGACAATCTGGTTGAGTTGCGCGCCAAAATTCTGGATGAGTGCAACACCCGGAATCTCAAAGGAACGATCTTGTTAACCGGTGAAGGTATCAATATGTTCTTGGCTGGCAATGATTCTGAATTACGTGGCTTCTTAGACTGGCTTCGACTAGACCATCGCTTCAAATCATTGGTGTCAAAAGATAGTCGGTCTGAATCACAACCATTCAAAAAAATGTTGGTCAAAATTAAGAATGAAATCATTCGCATGAATCACCCAACGATTCGTCCGGAAGAGGGTCGTGCCAATTTCATTGCGCCCAAAAAATTACAAGAGTGGCTTGATCGTGGTACGGATGACTTAGGGCGCCCTGTAATCATGGTAGATACACGTAATGCATTCGAAGTTGAGTATGGAACTTTTGAGAATGCACTGCATTTCAATATCGAAAAATTTACAGAGTTTCCTGCGGCAATTTCGGCAAAAAAAGATGAGTTAGCTGATAAGACCCTAGTGAGCTTTTGTACTGGCGGAATTCGTTGTGAAAAGTCAGGTCTTTACATGCGCGAGATTGGCATGGAGCATAGCTATCAACTGGAAGGTGGCATCCTCAAGTACTTTGAGGAGGTCGGATCAGCCCACTACACGGGCACTTGCTTTGTGTTTGATGAGCGAGAGGCTTTGGAGCCCAACCTGGATTCCATTCCAGTGGAGCACTCCATTCGCAAAAAACTCAAAGACTAA
- a CDS encoding antibiotic biosynthesis monooxygenase family protein, protein MILEHCDIEIDPSKSAEFEEAILRGVNTVIAKAKGFQGFKVNRTIENPARYLLLIYWDTLENHTVDFRGSEAFADWRAIVGPFFAKPPFVEHMTLVGKSK, encoded by the coding sequence ATGATTTTGGAACACTGCGATATTGAAATTGATCCGAGCAAGTCTGCCGAGTTTGAGGAGGCTATTTTGCGCGGCGTAAATACTGTTATTGCCAAAGCCAAGGGTTTTCAAGGCTTTAAGGTTAATCGCACCATTGAGAATCCGGCGCGTTACCTATTGTTGATTTACTGGGATACTCTGGAAAATCATACGGTAGATTTTCGTGGGTCAGAGGCTTTTGCTGATTGGCGAGCCATTGTTGGCCCATTCTTTGCAAAACCACCTTTTGTTGAGCATATGACTTTGGTGGGTAAGTCAAAGTAA
- a CDS encoding D-2-hydroxyacid dehydrogenase family protein, translating to MANLPNVVILGDYERALRRFSSWTKVDQLCQIAIHHEPLFGEALYEAVKDADVIVLVRDRTPINEALIARLPKLKLFMFTGKRNGTLDASALISRNIPIACTPGGPSKETTTELTWALILGASKQLLTQHHLVRSGSWRDDLSVLPMLSGERLGIIGLGSIGSSVARVGKAFGMELVAWSPNMTAERAAAQDAKSVSLEELLKTSKVVSLHLVAGPNTKELIGAEALAIMRPDAVLVNTSRSALIDTRALQDALAAGRPGQAAIDVFDTEPLPSNDVLRNTPNLLTTPHLGFVAEPVFAMFSKGIVDTLEAWIDQKPIPHPFEP from the coding sequence ATGGCCAATTTACCTAACGTTGTCATTCTTGGTGACTATGAGCGCGCCCTTCGTCGCTTTTCCAGTTGGACTAAAGTGGATCAGCTTTGCCAGATCGCCATTCATCATGAACCCCTATTCGGCGAAGCCCTATATGAGGCGGTTAAAGATGCTGATGTGATTGTGCTGGTGAGGGATCGCACCCCAATTAACGAAGCTTTGATTGCGCGCCTACCAAAGCTCAAGCTTTTCATGTTCACCGGCAAGCGCAATGGCACCCTAGATGCATCAGCCCTGATATCGCGCAATATTCCGATTGCCTGCACCCCCGGCGGTCCCTCCAAAGAAACTACTACCGAGCTAACCTGGGCATTGATTTTGGGAGCCTCAAAACAATTGCTCACTCAACATCATCTGGTGCGCTCTGGCAGCTGGCGCGATGATCTTTCCGTTCTACCAATGCTGTCTGGCGAACGCCTGGGAATTATTGGTCTAGGCTCGATCGGTAGCTCTGTTGCACGCGTAGGGAAAGCATTTGGAATGGAGCTTGTCGCATGGAGCCCTAATATGACAGCCGAGCGAGCTGCCGCTCAAGATGCCAAGTCCGTCAGCCTAGAAGAGCTTTTGAAAACATCCAAGGTTGTCAGTCTTCATCTTGTAGCTGGGCCCAATACCAAAGAATTGATTGGTGCTGAAGCCTTGGCAATAATGCGCCCCGATGCAGTCTTAGTAAACACTTCGCGCTCTGCCCTCATTGATACACGGGCTCTACAAGATGCACTTGCTGCTGGTAGGCCTGGTCAAGCGGCAATTGATGTCTTCGATACCGAGCCACTCCCTTCAAATGATGTTCTGAGAAATACGCCGAACTTACTCACCACACCACACCTCGGGTTTGTGGCTGAGCCTGTTTTTGCAATGTTCTCTAAAGGCATCGTCGATACCTTGGAAGCATGGATTGATCAAAAGCCAATTCCCCATCCATTCGAACCTTAA
- a CDS encoding chromate transporter, whose protein sequence is MKTLTPAELFISFSKIGMSGFGGVLPWARRTLVERDKVLSSEEFSAILGICQIVPGPNIVNLAVCVGSRFAGAKGALAAVLGLTLGPICIVMLLAILYTHYSYLDSVQGVLRGISAVGVGLIASTGIKMLRDEFRFPAMLLVVLVTVIAASYYQLGLGWVVLIASPLAWILAQKKARKI, encoded by the coding sequence TTGAAGACACTGACCCCCGCAGAATTATTTATCAGCTTTAGCAAAATCGGGATGTCTGGTTTTGGTGGTGTACTACCGTGGGCACGTCGCACCCTGGTTGAGCGAGACAAGGTATTAAGCTCTGAAGAATTCAGTGCCATTTTGGGTATCTGCCAAATTGTTCCGGGCCCCAATATTGTCAATCTTGCAGTATGTGTTGGTTCTCGCTTTGCTGGCGCTAAGGGCGCATTAGCTGCCGTTCTGGGTTTAACGCTAGGCCCTATCTGCATTGTGATGCTACTGGCTATTCTGTATACACATTACAGCTACCTAGACTCAGTGCAAGGAGTACTGCGAGGCATTTCTGCAGTTGGCGTCGGATTAATCGCATCCACCGGAATCAAAATGTTGCGCGATGAATTTCGCTTTCCAGCAATGCTATTGGTAGTGCTTGTCACTGTTATTGCTGCCAGCTATTACCAACTTGGTCTTGGTTGGGTGGTTCTCATTGCATCGCCACTTGCTTGGATTTTGGCGCAAAAGAAAGCTCGCAAAATATGA
- a CDS encoding chromate transporter → MSILLSLFLKLSAFSLIAFGGVNALLPSLLNLSVYQEHWIDLQTFADYFAIAQAAPGPNFMTVTLIGWHVYGALGAVIATIAIAWPSSILVYHLQRLILGMRDAHKKKSIQYAAAALAIGLVLSSAWQIALQINHSYAAYGLTLFTIGITVFTRWHPLYLIGLGAILGALGLI, encoded by the coding sequence ATGAGTATTTTGCTGAGCCTCTTTCTGAAACTTTCTGCGTTTTCGCTGATTGCATTTGGAGGAGTAAACGCCCTACTCCCAAGTCTGCTCAATTTATCGGTTTATCAAGAGCATTGGATTGACCTGCAGACCTTTGCTGATTATTTCGCTATTGCTCAAGCCGCACCGGGACCCAACTTCATGACGGTGACTCTGATCGGCTGGCATGTCTATGGCGCTTTAGGTGCTGTGATTGCAACGATTGCAATTGCTTGGCCATCATCCATTCTGGTCTACCACCTGCAGCGCCTAATATTGGGTATGCGGGATGCGCATAAAAAGAAATCGATTCAGTATGCGGCTGCAGCACTTGCTATTGGTCTAGTCTTATCTTCAGCATGGCAGATTGCCCTACAAATCAATCATAGCTACGCAGCCTATGGGCTGACGCTATTTACTATCGGCATCACTGTTTTTACTCGCTGGCACCCTTTGTACCTCATTGGGCTAGGCGCTATTCTGGGAGCATTAGGCTTAATATGA
- a CDS encoding Bug family tripartite tricarboxylate transporter substrate binding protein, producing MKIIPISQIFILFLTSLGTAYAQSSYPNKPITVVVPYGAGGSADSRSRQLAQKMSLSLKQPFVIDNKPGAGGNIGTEFIAKAAPDGYTIGMGNFAPLAVNKTLFSSLRYDPETDLSPIILIEKGPLILVVNPNSQYKSIQDIVSAAKAKPGTLTFSSGGIGGSHQLSAELFMQNAGIQMIHVPYKSGSAALTDLMAGNVDMMFDQMYSAVPSIKADKLRPIAITSKKRSPLFPNVPSFAELGYPKVEVLNWQGFIAPAGTPKPIIDKLNKAANEALKDPQLRELMLSQGNEIGGGSPADFAALIKSESAKWSAVVKAGNIKPE from the coding sequence ATGAAAATCATTCCAATCTCTCAAATCTTCATTCTATTTTTGACAAGCCTGGGCACAGCTTATGCGCAGTCGAGCTATCCCAATAAACCGATTACTGTAGTTGTGCCTTACGGCGCCGGAGGAAGTGCGGATTCCCGAAGTAGGCAGTTAGCCCAAAAAATGAGTTTGAGTCTGAAGCAACCGTTTGTGATTGACAATAAGCCGGGTGCCGGCGGAAATATTGGTACTGAATTTATTGCAAAGGCTGCACCAGATGGCTACACCATTGGTATGGGCAACTTTGCACCACTGGCTGTGAATAAAACGTTGTTTAGCTCCTTACGTTACGACCCCGAAACAGATCTTAGCCCCATTATCTTGATTGAAAAGGGTCCGCTGATTTTGGTGGTGAATCCGAATTCGCAATACAAATCTATCCAGGATATTGTTAGCGCAGCCAAGGCAAAGCCAGGAACCTTGACATTCTCTTCAGGAGGCATCGGTGGCAGCCATCAACTGTCAGCAGAACTATTTATGCAGAATGCTGGCATCCAAATGATCCACGTGCCATATAAAAGCGGTTCTGCTGCGCTCACTGATTTGATGGCGGGTAATGTAGACATGATGTTTGATCAAATGTACTCCGCAGTTCCTAGCATCAAAGCAGATAAATTGCGCCCTATTGCGATTACAAGCAAAAAGAGATCCCCACTCTTTCCAAACGTACCCAGCTTTGCAGAACTCGGCTACCCCAAAGTGGAAGTACTCAACTGGCAGGGATTTATTGCCCCCGCAGGAACTCCTAAACCAATTATTGATAAGTTAAATAAAGCTGCGAATGAGGCGCTTAAGGACCCACAACTACGAGAATTAATGCTGTCTCAAGGTAATGAAATTGGTGGTGGTAGTCCCGCTGATTTTGCAGCGCTCATCAAATCAGAATCTGCAAAATGGAGTGCCGTAGTCAAGGCCGGCAATATCAAGCCTGAGTAA
- the crcB gene encoding fluoride efflux transporter CrcB gives MWLSILAVFCGAGLGALLRAGFNLATVSLAATLPLGTFISNMVGGYLIGIAVAFFGNNPSLSPEWKLFIVTGFLGGLTTFSSFSAEVVGFLQRGEVTWALGTALMNLVGSLVLTFLGILTYQALK, from the coding sequence ATGTGGCTATCTATTCTTGCAGTCTTCTGTGGTGCTGGTCTCGGTGCTTTACTAAGAGCGGGATTTAATCTTGCAACAGTCAGCCTTGCAGCGACACTTCCTTTAGGAACTTTTATTTCCAATATGGTTGGTGGCTACTTGATTGGAATCGCCGTGGCTTTCTTTGGCAATAACCCAAGCCTTTCTCCTGAGTGGAAGTTGTTCATTGTTACGGGTTTCTTAGGTGGTCTCACTACCTTCTCTAGCTTTTCAGCAGAAGTGGTGGGTTTTTTACAGCGCGGAGAGGTCACTTGGGCGCTGGGTACTGCCTTAATGAATTTGGTGGGCTCGCTCGTCTTAACCTTCTTGGGTATCTTGACTTATCAAGCGCTGAAGTAA
- the ygiD gene encoding 4,5-DOPA dioxygenase extradiol yields MTSHRQPAVFAGHGSPMYAIEPNRYTAAWATLGRSLKRPDAILVISAHWVTRGVWVTAMPKPKTIHDFGGFPQALFDIQYPAPGSPALADRITELLDVPVVLEENEWGIDHGAWSVLKYLYPDADIPVVQLSLDGSISAAEHYALAKKLRPLRDENILILASGNVVHNLRTIHWEEGAAPYPWASEFNDFFVSEMKANHHETLINWEQFGDAAHLSIPTPEHYWPALYVLALQEHGEAPKILVDGVEMGSISMLTFSIQ; encoded by the coding sequence ATGACTAGCCATCGCCAACCTGCAGTATTTGCTGGCCATGGCAGTCCGATGTATGCCATTGAGCCCAATCGCTATACAGCAGCTTGGGCAACTCTTGGCAGATCACTCAAACGCCCAGATGCCATCCTAGTCATCTCGGCTCATTGGGTAACCCGCGGAGTTTGGGTTACTGCAATGCCTAAACCCAAAACGATTCATGACTTTGGTGGATTCCCGCAAGCCTTATTTGATATTCAATATCCAGCGCCGGGTAGTCCTGCCTTAGCTGATCGCATCACAGAATTGCTAGATGTTCCTGTTGTATTGGAAGAGAATGAATGGGGTATTGACCACGGTGCCTGGTCTGTTCTCAAGTACCTTTATCCAGATGCCGATATTCCTGTGGTTCAGTTGAGTTTAGATGGCTCTATATCAGCTGCAGAGCACTATGCGCTCGCCAAGAAATTACGCCCTTTGCGGGATGAGAACATTTTGATTTTGGCTAGCGGCAATGTTGTGCACAACTTGCGGACCATTCACTGGGAGGAGGGTGCAGCGCCTTATCCTTGGGCTAGTGAGTTCAATGATTTCTTTGTTTCAGAGATGAAAGCAAACCACCATGAGACTCTGATCAATTGGGAGCAATTCGGGGATGCTGCTCACTTGTCTATTCCGACCCCTGAGCATTATTGGCCTGCTTTGTATGTGCTTGCCCTGCAAGAGCATGGTGAGGCTCCTAAGATATTGGTTGATGGAGTGGAAATGGGCTCTATCAGTATGCTGACTTTTTCAATTCAATAA
- a CDS encoding site-2 protease family protein produces MITDYSIQAIAINAIPLIFAITIHEAAHGYAARQLGDNTAYMLGRVSLNPIKHIDPIGTILIPLLLILSGSPFLVGYAKPVPVNFGRLRHPRIDSIWVALAGPGSNFIQALIWLTLLIGIVGFGVNEKFLISMSQAGITWNLGLLVFNLFPLPPLDGGRILAGLLPARQSIALGKLEPWGFFIVLGLVFTGLIGSFWMTPLMAFFEWLILLLTSPLRMIF; encoded by the coding sequence ATGATTACTGACTATTCTATCCAAGCTATCGCCATCAACGCGATTCCTTTGATTTTTGCCATCACCATCCATGAAGCAGCCCATGGCTATGCAGCCCGCCAGCTTGGTGACAATACCGCTTACATGCTCGGCAGGGTTAGCCTCAACCCCATTAAACATATTGATCCCATTGGGACCATCCTCATCCCTTTGCTGCTCATTTTGTCGGGATCCCCGTTTTTAGTGGGCTACGCCAAGCCCGTACCTGTCAATTTTGGGCGCCTACGCCATCCCCGCATTGACTCTATTTGGGTGGCCTTGGCTGGCCCTGGATCGAATTTCATCCAAGCATTGATTTGGCTGACACTGCTGATTGGGATAGTGGGGTTTGGGGTCAACGAAAAGTTCTTGATCTCGATGTCCCAGGCTGGCATTACCTGGAATTTGGGTTTACTAGTTTTTAATCTATTTCCATTGCCGCCACTGGATGGCGGACGTATTCTTGCAGGACTTCTGCCGGCGCGCCAATCTATTGCCCTAGGAAAACTAGAGCCTTGGGGTTTCTTTATCGTTCTTGGATTAGTTTTCACCGGCCTGATAGGCAGCTTCTGGATGACCCCTCTAATGGCCTTTTTTGAATGGCTCATCCTTCTTTTGACCAGTCCTTTGAGAATGATTTTCTAA
- a CDS encoding c-type cytochrome, translating to MKFKHLVLATLTPTLLLSGIAYAQFKKPEDAIKYRQSAFTVMANSFGKIGAVVKGEAPFNKDEVAKNAAVVAMLSTLPWQAFGPGTEGGNALPGVWSDNAKFKAAGEKMQLAVANLNTAAQSGDQEAIKKAFGAAGATCKGCHDDFKKK from the coding sequence ATGAAATTCAAACACCTTGTTTTAGCGACCCTTACACCGACCTTGCTACTTAGCGGCATTGCCTACGCTCAGTTTAAGAAGCCTGAGGATGCAATTAAGTATCGTCAGAGCGCATTTACCGTGATGGCCAATTCTTTTGGAAAGATTGGCGCAGTAGTTAAAGGTGAGGCACCGTTTAATAAAGATGAAGTAGCTAAAAATGCAGCTGTTGTTGCAATGCTCTCCACTTTGCCATGGCAAGCATTTGGTCCAGGCACCGAGGGTGGCAATGCGCTTCCAGGCGTTTGGTCAGACAACGCTAAATTTAAAGCTGCTGGAGAAAAAATGCAGCTGGCTGTAGCAAATCTCAATACTGCCGCACAGTCAGGCGATCAAGAGGCGATTAAAAAAGCGTTTGGCGCAGCTGGCGCCACCTGTAAAGGTTGCCATGACGACTTTAAGAAAAAGTAA
- a CDS encoding cytochrome b/b6 domain-containing protein, translating into MKKIIRVWDLPIRLFHWLLVICIVGSFITVKIGGNAMEWHARVGYCVLSLIIFRICWGFIGSHHARFIHFVPSPRGLLNYLSGKAKAGLGHNPLGALSVLALLCSVGLQAITGLFANDDIAFEGPFSKYVSSSTVELLTSIHYFNEKVLIVLIVTHLCAIFYYQKFKGENLIKPMLLGDKEIDPSEEARYLPSDLGQASKDGGLQRGFALVLLSVIAVILGYLITR; encoded by the coding sequence ATGAAAAAAATCATTCGCGTCTGGGATTTACCGATTCGCCTATTTCATTGGCTTTTGGTCATTTGCATCGTTGGTAGCTTCATTACCGTCAAGATCGGTGGCAATGCCATGGAGTGGCATGCGCGAGTTGGCTACTGTGTTTTAAGCTTAATTATTTTTCGGATCTGCTGGGGCTTCATTGGTTCGCACCATGCCCGCTTTATCCATTTTGTCCCAAGTCCTAGAGGCTTGCTCAATTACCTCTCAGGAAAAGCGAAAGCTGGTCTTGGTCATAACCCCTTAGGTGCTTTATCTGTTCTGGCCTTACTCTGCTCGGTCGGACTTCAAGCAATTACCGGCCTGTTTGCAAACGACGATATTGCTTTTGAGGGACCATTTTCGAAATATGTTTCTAGCAGCACAGTTGAGTTACTTACTTCAATTCATTACTTCAATGAAAAGGTCTTGATTGTTTTAATTGTTACCCACCTCTGCGCAATTTTTTATTACCAAAAGTTCAAGGGTGAGAATTTAATTAAGCCAATGTTATTGGGTGATAAAGAAATTGACCCAAGCGAGGAGGCAAGGTATTTGCCATCTGACTTGGGTCAAGCCTCCAAGGATGGAGGTTTACAACGTGGCTTCGCTTTAGTGCTACTGAGCGTGATTGCCGTAATTTTGGGTTACTTGATTACTCGCTGA
- a CDS encoding 3-hydroxyacyl-CoA dehydrogenase family protein has translation MLFTPSETKVVIVGGGTMGADVAAVCARGGCAVQVLEPTTERRALLPDYFANTMIDLGYEHRLHLLSTAGSLEEIDWSEIDLVIECVPERLDIKQELFAKLEQYAKPEAVLASNSTSFPISDISKGLKTAARMIGLHFFMPAHLVPCVEVVYGQKTSPMVGESLSRLMTACGMVPVTVKKDLPGFLANRLQHALSREAFAMVDAGIASLEDIDKAVRFGFGFRYIAAGPAMQRDHAGLDVHGAGGATIYPTLNNSPEIAKCLSDRIASGKLGMKTGEGFYSWTTETMKAERERYQEALREGLKIIQKDLPEIK, from the coding sequence ATGTTGTTTACCCCATCTGAAACTAAAGTTGTCATCGTTGGTGGTGGCACCATGGGTGCTGATGTGGCAGCTGTATGTGCTCGCGGGGGTTGTGCGGTTCAGGTGCTTGAGCCGACCACGGAGCGTCGCGCACTGTTGCCAGACTACTTTGCCAATACCATGATTGATCTGGGTTACGAACATCGTCTGCATTTGCTGTCTACGGCAGGTTCATTAGAAGAAATAGATTGGTCTGAAATTGATTTGGTAATTGAGTGTGTGCCTGAGCGCCTCGATATCAAGCAAGAGTTATTTGCCAAGTTGGAGCAATACGCAAAACCGGAAGCTGTCCTGGCTAGTAACAGCACTAGCTTTCCCATTAGCGATATTTCAAAAGGGTTGAAAACCGCAGCACGGATGATCGGTTTGCATTTCTTCATGCCGGCGCATCTAGTACCTTGCGTAGAAGTGGTCTACGGCCAAAAGACTTCGCCGATGGTTGGCGAAAGCTTGTCTCGTTTAATGACCGCTTGCGGCATGGTGCCCGTCACTGTGAAAAAAGATTTACCAGGTTTTCTGGCGAATCGTCTGCAGCATGCCTTGTCGCGCGAAGCCTTTGCGATGGTTGATGCTGGGATTGCTAGTTTGGAAGATATTGATAAGGCTGTTCGCTTTGGCTTTGGCTTTCGCTATATCGCCGCAGGACCTGCGATGCAGAGGGATCATGCCGGCTTAGATGTGCATGGCGCTGGCGGGGCGACGATTTATCCAACTCTGAATAATTCCCCTGAGATTGCGAAATGTTTAAGTGATCGCATCGCCAGTGGCAAGTTAGGCATGAAAACTGGTGAAGGTTTTTACTCTTGGACCACCGAGACAATGAAGGCGGAACGAGAGCGTTATCAAGAAGCTCTTCGCGAAGGTTTAAAGATCATTCAGAAGGATCTGCCCGAGATTAAATAA